The Cytophagales bacterium sequence CTCTGAGCAATAATCCGTCAATATATGGAAAGGGCCCTTTATATTTAATAATTTCATTTACAATCTCTTTCTTAATTGCTTTAAAACTTGACAGATAAAGATTTGCCGGCTTGTTTAATAATATTGTAGCAATCATATTATGAAACCTGCTGCCAAGGTTTCTGAACCAGTTGTGCTTTTTATGATCGTATTTTGAGTAAACCACATCAAATCCTTTATGCACTTCATTTACAAGCATCATTATTTCAGAGGGTGGAGTTTGAAAATCATCATCCAATACTACTGCAATATCACCATCAACAAAATTCAAACCGCACATCACTGCATTATGCTCACCGAAATTTTTTCTTAGCGAAAGAAATTTGACGCAGCTTTTGGCAGCAAGTTCCTTGCAAATTTTTTCACTCTTATCTTTACTCCCATCATTAACTAGTATAATCTCAAATTGCTGATGGGAGAGCACATTTTCAATTTCAGCAACAAGTTGTGCAATCGTTTTTTCAGCGTTGTAAACAGGAATGACAACAGATGTTTTCATAGATTATTATTTTTTGTTTTTATTATTTCATTCATAATGCATCAGAGAATGTTTTCAATTCATACAAATAAGCCATAATTTTACATATAATTTATTTTAGTATCAAATTTACCAATAATATTATTATCAACTTTATTCAAAGTTGCTATATTGTGTAAAAAAAACTCAAATGAATCTACAAAAGCAATTTCAATCTATTATTAACCTGTTTTTAGCTCAGCGGGTTTTTATTATTT is a genomic window containing:
- a CDS encoding glycosyltransferase family 2 protein: MKTSVVIPVYNAEKTIAQLVAEIENVLSHQQFEIILVNDGSKDKSEKICKELAAKSCVKFLSLRKNFGEHNAVMCGLNFVDGDIAVVLDDDFQTPPSEIMMLVNEVHKGFDVVYSKYDHKKHNWFRNLGSRFHNMIATILLNKPANLYLSSFKAIKKEIVNEIIKYKGPFPYIDGLLLRVTNNIGTLPVSHEFRKVGKSNYTFGKLFSLYLNMFFNFSIRPLRIFTITGFVIFLLGILSSIAFIIEKLLYPEIPLGWASIIVVVLMLSGFQILFLGLIGEYLGKQYLDQNATPQWVIKMKIID